From a single Cyprinus carpio isolate SPL01 chromosome A3, ASM1834038v1, whole genome shotgun sequence genomic region:
- the LOC109053787 gene encoding trinucleotide repeat-containing gene 6B protein-like produces the protein MEDSHFKTRDSSHQEDSEDSAKELGSFPSPASLVTLTSASLRPGPDEKNSPCRVVGGSSDPPEGGNNAKWTTVANGQPPSTVSQRYMPREVPPRFRNQQEPKVLLKRGQPPLSCMLLGGGNRGDTMPQRPLQEQADDSDPTVNSVSLHSSSDASATPTYANYTWGLGSGRQPSAQGMDKDNSDVEKWPRPEGSWNSDHTPHSPSSGMDESDSLGNDSSSQLSEYADASVIGRASSHSENKESIKGVNQDFISKVPLVSVDQEGTQGLNQNYNPDEASSSRKLFFHTASEESSPTPLSPASALYQTLCKNEECITGDWMELQAGPNGGGDDGASNDEVLDTGEDPIGKSSDAVGGSSSDGTGISQEVLDRNTVGSNKQAATGWTSDSEAGASKEDVREISEVSTDRFQNSSMSVDSMASKDDNQKADDDWNGSKGELTGRESNEDAQNLVRSPSKCQALPPEEALQTIINHTNLDPKVLCNTGWGKTQIKQNVAWDFEGDSGNVGWDVEEHTARSKEGWREAGDFSSSKMQKQEVGQVGRAQGWTGHGETSVGNGRKGSGWGEGQEVEDTSRKEGTGWNKGGGSEWTQLPEGGGWNEERGSHHKNQDEGLWGSPEGSGQRSGGLGGSSVKQDQGWGEKLLPSQIPNKQAALKTQNQQPQQQSQTQQQMPGYPKALQDQGRPGETDDQRKGSGWTCGPIPQMPSVVEPSGWDEPSPQSISRKMEIDDGTSAWGDPSRYSRAVNLWDKNSSKDQQQSSGRQAGAPSKTSVPATWARSSGPSDSSMDSSTAAWGKSFDGWGESSEPGKGGGWGNVHSHSNKCGSKSMQEGWGDEGSNVSRHSSLEEEDGVTGVWGSRGSQSNMSTYNSGGWGQGQGARRLNAKSPLKGNSGDSWASPMTRQFSNMSVMDEDSSMGHDSRHDRRGMNDGEMRRGGRTGGAFRSQTSKETSCGESGPYLDKVGGHSMFGGGGIPPLRGIHQAGVHPLNPSPGIRAQVPHQFLPPQVPGPMLKPMAPPSGGMFPPQLSPQHLAMLSGIHPHMQQFQLACQLLLQQQQQQQQFLNQRKFPPPVRQQHDPQQLARIMAILQQQQGVGGPKLSPPPMGGHVPKHPDAHLHQLGMNAHKQPDGPVHAALGGSELHSKGPVQQPGGSSFSQYDVLGGSWHRSAGGKVDASPVNPTWPPEFQPGVPWKGVQSPEPEPDPYMSPAGMLGSSVLSDAEHHLLQDSTGSNSLNTCMPSPGAWPYSASETPLAAHSTAKYSELKSSWPPEPIGHGKSWRTNRNSSHLSRPPPGLSSQKQLWAGEGPWMPRAWGGGVSGPEPPFKSEWSDGGASVGKSWLLLRNLTPQIDGSTLKTICLQHGPLLTFHLGLTQGSALIRYCSPHEAPGHIMCVLGNTTILAEFMSEEDVIRYFTHSQAAGSPEGSPGSDPAPREGERPVGIGADGDAAVGWQGLDVAAGSAVEAPGLALLSQWSNSAGEGAGKGVWGGVALGYHGSSLWGGPQLEDGTAGLLPGNLLGGGTDSL, from the exons AATTGGGCTCATTTCCATCTCCTGCATCCCTCGTCACCCTTACCTCTGCTTCATTACGACCCGGTCCTGACGAAAAAAACTCCCCCTGTCGTGTTGTCGGGGGTTCGTCGGACCCCCCGGAGGGAGGGAACAATGCAAAGTGGACCACTGTGGCCAACGGACAGCCCCCCTCCACGGTGTCCCAGCGCTACATGCCCCGTGAGGTGCCCCCGCGCTTCCGCAACCAACAGGAACCAAAAGTGCTACTGAAGAGGGGCCAGCCGCCACTGTCTTGCATGCTGCTGGGGGGTGGAAACAGAGGGGACACCATGCCCCAACGTCCGCTGCAGGAGCAAGCTGATGATTCAG ATCCTACAGTAAATTCAGTTTCTCTGCACTCATCATCTGACGCCTCTGCCACTCCCACTTATGCAAATTACACATGGGGGCTGGGCTCAGGACGTCAGCCCTCTGCTCAGGGAATGGACAAGGATAATTCTGATGTTGAGAAATGGCCAAGACCGGAAGGCTCGTGGAATAGTGATCATACTCCACATTCTCCCAGTTCGGGGATGGATGAGTCTGACAGCCTGGGAAATGACAGTTCTTCTCAACTCTCTGAATATGCAGATGCCAGTGTGATAGGACGTGCGTCTTCACACTCTGAGAATAAAGAATCCATTAAAGGTGTCAATCAAGACTTCATTTCCAAGGTGCCGCTGGTTTCTGTAGACCAAGAGGGCACTCAAGGTCTAAATCAAAATTACAACCCCGATGAAGCATCCTCCAGTCGAAAACTCTTTTTCCACACTGCTTCTGAGGAATCTTCTCCCACACCCTTGAGTCCAGCCAGTGCACTGTACCAGACACTCTGCAAAAACGAAGAGTGCATTACAGGAGATTGGATGGAGCTTCAAGCTGGACCAAATGGTGGTGGAGATGATGGAGCCTCCAATGATGAAGTGTTGGATACAGGAGAAGACCCTATTGGAAAGAGCAGTGATGCAGTAGGTGGAAGTTCAAGTGATGGCACTGGCATCTCTCAGGAAGTGTTGGACAGAAATACGGTAGGTTCAAACAAACAGGCAGCTACAGGATGGACCTCAGATTCCGAGGCTGGAGCATCAAAAGAGGATGTGAGAGAGATCTCTGAGGTAAGCACAGATAGATTTCAGAACTCTTCAATGTCTGTGGACAGCATGGCATCAAAAGATGACAATCAGAAAGCAGATGATGATTGGAATGGTTCTAAGGGAGAATTAACTGGCAGAGAAAGTAATGAGGATGCCCAAAATCTGGTCCGAAGCCCCTCCAAATGTCAGGCCCTCCCGCCAGAGGAGGCCTTACAGACCATTATCAATCACACTAACCTGGATCCTAAAGTACTGTGCAACACAGGATGGGGCAAGACCCAGATCAAGCAGAATGTTGCCTGGGACTTTGAGGGTGACAGTGGGAATGTTGGCTGGGATGTAGAAGAGCACACCGCCCGTAGTAAGGAAGGCTGGCGGGAAGCAGGCGACTTTTCCAGCTCTAAAATGCAGAAGCAGGAGGTTGGCCAGGTGGGAAGAGCTCAAGGGTGGACCGGGCATGGAGAAACAAGTGTTGGGAATGGTCGCAAAGGGAGTGGTTGGGGAGAAGGCCAGGAGGTTGAAGATACTAGCAGGAAGGAAGGGACGGGGTGGAACAAGGGTGGCGGAAGTGAGTGGACTCAATTACCTGAAGGTGGAGGCTGGAATGAGGAGAGAGGTAGTCACCACAAGAATCAGGATGAAGGGTTATGGGGCAGCCCGGAAGGGTCGGGACAGCGGAGTGGTGGCTTGGGAGGCAGCAGTGTCAAACAGGACCAGGGATGGGGTGAGAAGCTTCTTCCATCACAGATACCAAACAAACAAGCAGCACTTAAAACCCAAAATCAACAACCGCAGCAGCAATCACAAACCCAGCAGCAAATGCCGGGATATCCAAAGGCATTGCAGGATCAGGGTCGTCCAGGAGAGACAGACGACCAGAGGAAAGGGTCTGGGTGGACCTGTGGGCCCATCCCTCAGATGCCTTCAGTTGTAGAGCCGAGTGGATGGGATGAACCCTCGCCGCAGTCCATCAGCCGGAAGATGGAAATCGACGACGGCACATCAGCATGGGGAGATCCGTCACGCTACAGCAGGGCCGTCAATCTGTGGGATAAGAACAGCTCAAAGGACCAACAGCAGTCGTCTGGAAGACAGGCTGGAGCTCCATCTAAGACTTCTG TTCCTGCGACTTGGGCACGCAGCAGTGGTCCCTCCGATTCGTCCATGGACAGCAGTACAGCTGCTTGGGGGAAATCGTTTGATGGTTGGGGGGAATCCAGTGAACCAGGGAAAGGAGGAGGATGGGGAAACGTGCATTCCCATTCTAATAAATGTG GTTCAAAGTCTATGCAAGAGGGATGGGGTGATGAAGGCTCAAATGTGTCCCGACACTCCAGTTTGGAGGAAGAGGATGGTGTCACTGGCGTTTGGGGCAGTCGGGGATCTCAAAGCAACATGTCCACATACAACTCCGGGGGCTGGGGGCAAGGTCAGGGGGCCAGGAGACTCAACGCTAAG AGCCCTCTTAAAGGCAACAGTGGGGACTCGTGGGCATCCCCTATGACTCGGCAGTTCTCAAACATGAGCGTTATG GATGAAGACTCCAGTATGGGTCACGATAGTAGGCACGACAGGAGAGGAATGAATGATGGTGAGATGCGGCGAGGCGGCAGGACTGGGGGAGCTTTCCGCTCACAGACTTCCAAAGAGACGTCATGCGGGGAGAGCGGACCTTACCTGGACAAG gtTGGAGGTCATAGTATGTTTGGCGGTGGTGGGATTCCACCATTGAGAGGGATTCATCAGGCTGGTGTGCACCCCTTAAACCCTTCCCCTGGGATACGAGCACAAGTGCCTCATCAGTTCCTGCCGCCTCAG GTTCCTGGGCCAATGCTAAAGCCAATGGCGCCCCCTAGTGGAGGCATGTTCCCTCCACAGCTTTCCCCCCAACACCTCGCCATGCTCAGTGGCATTCATCCACACATGCAACAGTTTCAACTG GCCTGTCAGCTCCTAttgcaacaacagcagcagcagcagcagtttcTGAATCAGAGGAAGTTTCCTCCCCCTGTGAGACAACAGCACGACCCACAGCAG TTGGCGCGGATCATGGCAattctgcagcagcagcagggtGTTGGTGGGCCCAAGCTCTCGCCGCCCCCCATGGGAGGACACGTCCCCAAACACCCAGACGCACATCTCCACCAGCTGGGCATGAACGCCCACAAACAGCCTGATGGGCCAGTGCATGCAGCCCTGGGAGGATCTGAGCTGCACAGCAAAG ggcCGGTGCAGCAGCCCGGCGGCTCCTCGTTCTCTCAGTACGATGTTTTGGGTGGCAGCTGGCACCGAAGCGCTGGAGGGAAAGTCGACGCATCTCCTGTCAACCCCACCTGGCCTCCAG AGTTTCAGCCGGGCGTCCCGTGGAAGGGCGTCCAGAGCCCCGAGCCCGAGCCTGACCCCTACATGAGTCCTGCAGGAATGCTGGGATCCTCCGTGCTCAGTGACGCCGAGCATCATCTGCTGCAAGACAGCACAG GGTCAAACTCTCTGAACACCTGTATGCCTTCACCTGGTGCCTGGCCGTACAGTGCCTCAGAAACACCCCTCGCTGCTCACAGCACAG CTAAATACTCCGAGCTGAAGTCCAGCTGGCCGCCGGAGCCCATCGGACACGGCAAATCATGGCGGACCAACCGCAACAGCTCTCACCTGTCCCGCCCCCCTCCGGGTCTCTCCAGTCAGAAGCAGCTGTGGGCGGGGGAGGGGCCGTGGATGCCCAGGGCGTGGGGGGGCGGAGTCAGCGGCCCAGAGCCGCCCTTCAAATCAG AGTGGAGCGATGGAGGAGCTTCAGTGGGAAAATCATGGCTGTTACTGCGAAACCTCACGCCACAG ATCGACGGCTCGACACTAAAGACAATCTGTCTGCAGCACGGCCCTCTTCTGACCTTTCACCTCGGCCTGACGCAGGGCAGCGCTCTGATCCGCTACTGCAGTCCTCATGAAGCCCCAGGACATATTAt gtgtgttctgGGAAACACCACCATCCTGGCCGAGTTCATGAGCGAGGAGGACGTCATCCGTTACTTCACACATTCCCAGGCCGCAGGGTCACCCGAGGGCTCGCCCGGCTCTGACCCTGCCCCGCGAGAGGGTGAGCGTCCCGTGGGCATCGGGGCGGACGGAGATGCGGCGGTGGGCTGGCAGGGGCTGGACGTGGCGGCCGGCTCCGCGGTGGAAGCGCCGGGACTCGCCCTCCTCAGCCAATGGAGCAACAGTGCAGGGGAGGGGGCGGGGAAAGGGGTCTGGGGAGGCGTGGCTCTCGGTTACCACGGCAGCAGCCTATGGGGCGGTCCTCAGTTAGAGGACGGCACAGCTGGGTTGTTGCCAGGCAACCTGCTTGGAGGCGGGACAGACAGTTTGTGA